Proteins encoded in a region of the Zea mays cultivar B73 chromosome 2, Zm-B73-REFERENCE-NAM-5.0, whole genome shotgun sequence genome:
- the LOC103649218 gene encoding uroporphyrinogen decarboxylase 1, chloroplastic: protein MTNTYTNIKNMCHTAPDVLRCLLSHLAEAISDYIIYQVNSGAQCIQIFDSWGGQLPPHVWEQWSKPYIKKIVNRIKKECPHVPLMLYINGNGGLLERMKDTRVDVIGLDWTVDMADGRKRLGNGISVQGNVDPAFLFSPLPVLIDEIHRLVKTKKII from the exons ATGACCAACACATACACAAATATAAAGAACATGTGCCATACAGCTCCCGATGTCTTGAGGTGTCTTCTATCTCATCTTGCAGAAGCGATATCTGACTATATCATTTACCAAGTTAACTCCGGGGCCCAGTGTATACAGATATTTGATTCATGGGGTGGACAACTTCCACCTCATGTGTGGGAGCAGTGGTCAAAACCATATATCAAAAAG ATTGTGAATAGGATTAAGAAAGAGTGCCCTCATGTACCCCTTATGTTGTATATAAATGGAAATGGAGGTTTACTTGAGCGCATGAAGGACACAAGAGTTGATGTTATTGGCCTTGACTGGACAGTGGACATGGCTGATGGAAGGAAGCGCCTTGGTAATGGAATTAGTGTACAAGGGAATGTGGATCCAGCATTTCTGTTCTCACCATTACCAGTACTGATTGATGAAATTCATAGGTTAGTTAAGACTAAAAAAATCATTTAA